Part of the Syntrophales bacterium genome, AGGGTGGCCGTAGTTTCTAATCATAGACATTCAACATATATAACTATGATCATATAAAATTTCACCTGTTTTATATTGCGCCCCTTACCCCGCCTACAAGGCGGGGCTTGCGGGTGCGCTCCCGGTCAATAGGCAAAAAATCCCTTTGGGGGAAAAGTGCTTTCCCCTCTAATGGTGAAAAAGGGGTTAACCGATTTTGGTTAACCCCTTTTAATTTCTGGAGGCGGCAACCGGACTCGAACCGGTGAATAACGGTTTTGCAGACCGCTGCCTTAGCCACTTGGCTATGCCGCCTTTGAACCTTTGAAAATTAAGACGCTTGCAAAACCCGCAAACGTCTTAATTTTTATTCGTATGGAGCGGGCGAACGGAATTGAACCGTCGACGTCCACCTTGGCAAGGTGGCACTCTACCGCTGAGTTACGCCCGCACGTATTTACATGTATGTCGAAAATTATGTTAAAATCAATATATTGTCAATAAAAATTTTTATGTTAAATCCTTTTTCCCCGATGTTACTCTTCAATTGTTCCCCTGTAAAATTTTACAAAGTAGTCTACGCCTGACCAGATTGTCAAAATGAGGGCAACGTAGAGGATGATCATACCTACGAGATGGGCATTAATCCCAAACAGCGGATAATGAATTATAAGAGCTGATACGGCGATAATTTGAGATAGAGTTTTTCTCTTCCCCAGCTTACTGGCAGCAATAACAATACCGTCTGACAAGGCAATATTTCTTATTCCGTCAACAACAATATCACGTATGATAATTAAAGCCACGATCCATGCCGGAATATAACCTATGGATATCATCAATATCATAGCCGTGTTTACAATTATCTTGTCTGCCACGGGATCTAACAACTTCCCCATCTTGGTTACGATCCCGTATTTCCTGGCTATATAGCCATCCACCAGGTCCGTTAGCGCTGCAAGAATAAAAATGGCTGCTATAAATAAGCTTAATGTCCTGCCCGGGGAAAGGAGTATCAAAAACAGCACGGGTATAACACCAATCCTCAGCAATGTTATGGTGTTAGGAAGATTAAGTATCTCTTTATTTTCCGATCCTATAGGCAGTTTATCAAATAACTTTTTCAAAAAATCGGTGATCATAGACTATCACACTATCCCTTCTTTCCCGGCACCTTTTCCCAGTCGGCTAAGAACCTTTCTATCCCTATGTCGGTAAGCGGATGATTTGACAACTGCGCTATCACCTTGAAAGGAATAGTCGCAATATCGGCTCCCATCATCGCCGCTTCGAGCACATGCAGCGGATGTCTAACACTGGCAACAATAACCTCGGTTTCAAAATCATAATTGCTAAAAATAATCATTATCTGTTCCACAAGATCCATGCCATCATGGGAAATATCATCGAGCCTTCCCACAAACGGGCTCACATAAGCGGCGCCTGCCTTGGCCGCCATCAGGGCCTGAAGAGGAGAAAAAACAAGCGTTTGATTGACACGAATCCCGGAATCGGAAAGCCTTTTGGTTGCCTTCAATCCCTCAGTAGTCATCGGAACCTTCACAACCACATTATCACCCAGTTCTGCCAGCTTACTCCCCTCGGCAACAATTCCATCCGCATCTAAACTGATTGCCTCCAGGCTCACAGGGCCTTCGACTACCGACAAAATCTCCTTAATAACAACCTCAAATGCTTTGTTCTCCTTTGCTATCAGAGATGGGTTGGTAGTCACGCCGTCGACCATTCCCATACTAATGCCTTCTTTAATTTCATCAATATTTGCAGTGTCTATAAAGAATTTCATGCAACCTCCTCATATTTACTCACAATCATTGACCGGAGCTTTTCCCCTCCGCCTTATATTTATTAAAACATTCTTCACTGCAGAAGTAAACCGTCTTGCCATTTATAGATGCCCTGTAAGCATCGCTTATCGGCACATAAGTATGGCAGTAAGGATCCATCACTAAATCTTCCTTTTCAATAGACACCACTCCTTCAGGAAACTTATCGGGCGGTCTCGTTGAAGTAAGAAAAAGACTTTTGGCCAGTCGATATACTAAATAAATAATTACAGCGGTAACTATAAAACGAAGAAACATATTGCTCCTATTGTCGTATCAATCAAGAAATGTCATTTCGACCGCAGGGCCTGCCCTGGCGCGACATCTTTGGGTGATTCCGCTGTCCATGCAAGCCAGGTCTGGGCCAGGGAGAAATCTAAGATTTCCCAGTCGTGAAGACTCCTTCGAAATGACAGAGTATCGCCGACATGACACTATTACCATTTTCAGTAAAAATTCGACATCATACCGCTTTTTTATGTTACTGACGACTGCATGTTAATTAGTTCAACTCCGCTTCTGTCCTGAAGACTGTCCAGTAATTCTTTTACTGAAATTCCAAAGGCGGGGTGAACAAAATCAGGGGCAATCTCACATAACGGAACGAGGACAAACCGTCTTTTATGAAGCTCAGGGTGAGGTATTATCAGCGTTTCATCACCTATGGTATTCTGTCCATAAAGAAGAATGTCCAGATCTACTGTTCTTGGCCCCCATTTTTCTGTTCTTACCCTACCCATGTCGTCTTCAATCTGGTGCAGACTCTTCAAGAAAAAATGCGCAGAAAGAGTTGTTTTAGCTTCAATAACACAATTGACGAACGGACATTGTTCTGAAAAACCGACGGGCTCTGTCCTGTATAAAGAAGATCTCTGCAAAACCTCCACCTCATTGAGAGATGAGATCAGTTCAACAGCCCGAAGGCAATTACCAATGGGATTACCCAGATTGGAACCTATACCCACAAAACCGATAATGTCAGACACCTTTTCTATCACCTTGTTTTGTTCGGTTTCGTTCCTCCCACCAGAGGCGGATCTTCGATAACCCAACCCTACATACTTTAAACTTTGA contains:
- the fsa gene encoding fructose-6-phosphate aldolase; this encodes MKFFIDTANIDEIKEGISMGMVDGVTTNPSLIAKENKAFEVVIKEILSVVEGPVSLEAISLDADGIVAEGSKLAELGDNVVVKVPMTTEGLKATKRLSDSGIRVNQTLVFSPLQALMAAKAGAAYVSPFVGRLDDISHDGMDLVEQIMIIFSNYDFETEVIVASVRHPLHVLEAAMMGADIATIPFKVIAQLSNHPLTDIGIERFLADWEKVPGKKG
- the folK gene encoding 2-amino-4-hydroxy-6-hydroxymethyldihydropteridine diphosphokinase — encoded protein: MSDIIGFVGIGSNLGNPIGNCLRAVELISSLNEVEVLQRSSLYRTEPVGFSEQCPFVNCVIEAKTTLSAHFFLKSLHQIEDDMGRVRTEKWGPRTVDLDILLYGQNTIGDETLIIPHPELHKRRFVLVPLCEIAPDFVHPAFGISVKELLDSLQDRSGVELINMQSSVT
- the pgsA gene encoding CDP-diacylglycerol--glycerol-3-phosphate 3-phosphatidyltransferase, with the translated sequence MITDFLKKLFDKLPIGSENKEILNLPNTITLLRIGVIPVLFLILLSPGRTLSLFIAAIFILAALTDLVDGYIARKYGIVTKMGKLLDPVADKIIVNTAMILMISIGYIPAWIVALIIIRDIVVDGIRNIALSDGIVIAASKLGKRKTLSQIIAVSALIIHYPLFGINAHLVGMIILYVALILTIWSGVDYFVKFYRGTIEE